The Pseudoliparis swirei isolate HS2019 ecotype Mariana Trench chromosome 16, NWPU_hadal_v1, whole genome shotgun sequence genome includes a window with the following:
- the lipib gene encoding lipase member H, producing the protein MLPQSLLGLLGLLALCKGLTLTNHVVDVLHTDMNSFGLQGAHGHIDYYANGGADQPGCPQSIFAGKAYFVCDYQRSVVLFLCALNRTCSLTGYPCSSYGDFLEGRCLRCESFRPAPCPVLGYDVSPWRETLLRLGQTRVFFSTTSAPPYRKLVYLVTWNQYLRWGVVYIRLTSGRTSTEVRIDQKLVRFEQYTSTRLLAQFDEDLQPVHKISMRINTGNVIGPRYKIRLLRVRFTPLERPDRPLMCRYDIILEENVEVAFRPLPCSSAP; encoded by the exons ATGCTGCCCCAAAGTCTTCTGGGTCTTCTGGGTCTCCTGGCGCTCTGCAAAG GCCTAACCCTCACCAACCATGTTGTGGACGTGCTGCACACCGACATGAACT CGTTCGGGCTGCAAGGAGCTCACGGACACATCGACTACTACGCCAACGGGGGGGCCGACCAGCCGGGCTGCCCCCAGAGCATCTTTgcag GCAAGGCGTACTTCGTGTGTGACTACCAGCGCTCCGTGGTTCTGTTCCTGTGCGCTCTGAACCGGACCTGCAGCCTGACCGGCTACCCGTGCTCGTCCTACGGCGACTTCCTGGAGGGGCGGTGCCTCCGGTGCGAGAGCTTCAGGCCGGCGCCCTGCCCCGTGCTCG gttaCGATGTGAGTCCCTGGAGGGAGACTCTCCTCAGATTGGGTCAGACCAGAGTTTTCTTCAGCACCACGTCAGCTCCGCCCTACAGGA AGCTGGTCTACCTGGTGACCTGGAACCAGTACCTCCGATGGGGGGTGGTCTACATCCGGCTGACCAGTGGCAGAACCTCCACCGAGGTCCGCATCGACCA GAAGCTGGTCCGGTTCGAGCAGTACACCTCCACGCGGCTGCTGGCCCAGTTCGACGAGGACCTGCAGCCGGTCCACAAGATCTCGATGCGCATCAACACCGGCAACGTGATCGGCCCCCGGTACAAGATCCGCCTGCTGCGGGTCCGCTTCACGCCGCTGGAGCGCCCCGACAG GCCTTTGATGTGCCGCTATGACATCATCCtggaggagaacgtggaggtGGCGTTCCGACCTTTgccctgtagctccgccccctga
- the si:ch73-264p11.1 gene encoding SH2 domain-containing protein 1B has product MAAALPACYHGAISKTECEALLGKKSRSGAFLIRDSESIQGAMCLCVYKQKVVHTYRMMQSHTGHFTLMTAGGAGETFFKTLDDLILHYKKRNQGLSVQLRHAVKRKTAMLIKPREPRAPPAPPAPPAPPAPPESPRTSEDEPEYQNVPDSSVYVEVLPP; this is encoded by the exons ATGGCAGCAGCTCTGCCGGCGTGTTACCACGGCGCCATCTCCAAGACGGAGTGTGAGGCTCTCCTGGGGAAGAAGAGCAGGAGCGGAGCCTTTCTGATCCGAGACAGCGAGAGCATCCAGGGagccatgtgtctgtgtgtgta taAACAGAAGGTGGTGCATACGTACAGAATGATGCAGTCACACACTGGACACTTCACTCTcatg ACAGCAGGAGGTGCCGGGGAGACGTTCTTTAAGACCCTGGACGATCTGATCCTCCACTATAAGAAGAGGAACCAGGGCCTGAGCGTTCAGCTGCGCCACGCGGTCAAGAGGAAGACGGCCATGTTGATCAAACCCCGGGAGCCGCGcgcgcctcctgctcctcctgctcctcctgcgcctcctgctcctcccgaGTCTCCGAGGACATCGGAGGACGAGCCCGAGTACCAGA ATGTTCCCGACTCCTCCGTCTACGTGGAGGTCCTTCCTCCGTGA